The Nitrosomonas communis genome has a segment encoding these proteins:
- a CDS encoding nitroreductase family protein has product MQETQVEMTVFEAILARRCVRNYTERVVDLGAIHILLEAAIHGPTALHEEPWTFAIIRDKELLKDISDYAKPLFAGELQIAGRAPGSFTEPDFNIFYDASTLILICSKQTGSCVAADCWLAAENLMLAACAMKLGSCVIGAALTALNTPDIKVKLNIPENFLLLSRLFLVTQMGRHPLLGERNLSLSH; this is encoded by the coding sequence ATGCAAGAAACACAGGTTGAAATGACTGTTTTTGAGGCCATTCTAGCTAGGCGTTGTGTTCGTAATTACACTGAGCGAGTAGTTGACTTGGGCGCTATACACATCTTGCTAGAAGCCGCCATACATGGTCCTACAGCATTACATGAGGAACCATGGACATTTGCCATTATTCGCGATAAAGAGCTATTAAAAGATATTTCAGATTATGCCAAACCTCTGTTTGCTGGAGAACTTCAAATAGCAGGACGCGCCCCTGGTTCCTTTACTGAACCTGATTTCAATATTTTCTACGATGCGAGTACGCTGATTCTGATTTGCTCGAAACAAACCGGGTCTTGTGTAGCTGCGGATTGCTGGCTGGCAGCCGAGAATCTGATGCTGGCAGCATGTGCCATGAAATTGGGGAGCTGTGTAATCGGTGCTGCATTGACAGCTTTAAATACACCAGATATCAAGGTTAAATTAAATATCCCGGAAAATTTTCTATTATTGTCCCGATTATTCTTGGTTACCCAAATGGGGAGACACCCCCTACTCGGAGAAAGAAACCTGTCATTATCACACTAA
- a CDS encoding PAS domain-containing sensor histidine kinase, which produces MIDSFTGLSFQTLLNAVSDAILLIDDSDRIVLTNVAAQQLFGYVDHELCGLAIEELISPHYRDLYQYYREVYLGKPWERDIGNDRTLVVLTHDKQELKVNIGLNPLTAHDQLYILITLNISDRRRQAEVALKVSEERLWLAKQAAALGVLDIDFENNVIHIDKRMRELWGCATGEIMTYDKFIRAIHPKDYATHQAAFEKAMDPAGDGHYLAEFRVINAADGFERWITITGQVHFEIRRANRLVGMARDITKRKTLEKELQMQRAESEVLFKQQVAIHTASAIAHELNQPLTAISAYSEVTLRAMESEAFNIDEVRQMLENCVKQSQHAGCRLHELVAFLQKGELVTEKLSLNEVVTDALKIAHSEGYNDFHHVLHLESNLPAVLANRLHIQKTLVNLLINAVESMRAANISSPAITIAISILNEKNLAMVSVLNIGPGIDQEIVRYIFDPFFTTKPTGIGMGLSISRALIEANGGQLWLDPDTKEGAKFNFTLPFAS; this is translated from the coding sequence ATGATTGACTCATTTACAGGGCTAAGCTTTCAAACACTGCTCAATGCAGTATCAGATGCTATATTGTTAATCGATGACTCGGATCGCATTGTGCTAACAAATGTGGCCGCGCAACAACTATTCGGTTATGTAGATCATGAACTTTGCGGTCTCGCGATCGAAGAACTCATATCTCCTCACTATCGGGATCTTTATCAGTACTACCGAGAAGTTTATCTCGGCAAGCCATGGGAACGCGACATAGGAAATGATAGAACACTGGTTGTCTTAACTCATGACAAACAGGAGCTGAAGGTAAATATTGGCCTGAATCCCCTGACAGCCCACGATCAACTTTATATTTTGATCACGCTGAATATCAGTGATCGACGTCGTCAGGCAGAAGTCGCACTGAAAGTTAGTGAAGAACGGTTGTGGCTAGCCAAACAAGCAGCAGCATTGGGTGTTCTTGATATCGATTTCGAAAACAACGTCATACACATTGATAAACGGATGCGCGAGCTCTGGGGTTGCGCAACTGGGGAAATCATGACTTATGATAAGTTTATCCGTGCGATTCATCCCAAAGATTATGCCACTCACCAAGCCGCTTTTGAGAAAGCCATGGATCCTGCTGGTGATGGCCACTACCTTGCAGAATTTCGTGTTATTAATGCTGCTGATGGATTTGAGCGTTGGATCACCATAACTGGGCAAGTGCACTTTGAAATAAGACGTGCAAATCGCCTTGTCGGCATGGCTCGCGATATCACTAAACGCAAAACACTCGAGAAAGAACTTCAAATGCAGCGTGCTGAATCAGAAGTACTTTTTAAGCAGCAAGTAGCGATTCATACGGCTTCTGCCATTGCCCATGAGCTAAATCAACCGCTTACTGCAATCTCTGCATACAGTGAGGTCACATTGCGTGCAATGGAAAGTGAGGCTTTCAATATCGACGAAGTAAGACAGATGCTTGAAAACTGTGTCAAACAATCTCAGCATGCTGGTTGCAGACTGCACGAACTGGTTGCCTTTCTGCAAAAAGGAGAATTGGTTACTGAAAAACTCAGTCTGAATGAAGTGGTAACGGATGCTTTAAAAATTGCTCACAGCGAGGGCTATAACGATTTTCATCACGTATTACATTTGGAATCTAATCTCCCTGCAGTGCTTGCCAATCGTCTTCATATACAAAAAACCCTGGTAAATCTATTGATAAATGCTGTGGAATCAATGCGCGCAGCGAATATCTCATCTCCTGCAATTACGATTGCCATCAGCATATTGAACGAAAAAAACTTAGCCATGGTCTCAGTACTTAATATTGGCCCTGGTATTGATCAAGAAATAGTCCGGTATATTTTTGATCCTTTCTTCACAACAAAACCAACCGGGATCGGCATGGGATTGTCGATCAGTCGCGCCCTCATTGAGGCTAATGGCGGTCAACTCTGGCTTGATCCTGATACCAAGGAGGGTGCCAAATTTAACTTCACACTACCTTTTGCATCATGA
- the hpf gene encoding ribosome hibernation-promoting factor, HPF/YfiA family: MQSPLQITIRDISSSDALEAHIRDKVEKLENFFDRIVSCHVVVEMPHKHHHQGKEFNVRINIGVPGNDIVVNRDHHEDPYVALREAFDAAKRQLEDHARRMQLKTKAHAADQIGHVARIFYEEGYGFIRGQDSVERYFHRDNVIDPSFELLQEGDEVKFIEELGAETPQAKRVSAGKHHLPE; this comes from the coding sequence ATGCAAAGCCCACTACAAATTACCATACGCGATATATCTTCTTCCGATGCACTAGAAGCGCATATTCGCGACAAAGTGGAAAAGCTCGAAAACTTTTTTGATCGCATTGTTTCCTGCCATGTAGTAGTTGAAATGCCGCATAAGCATCATCATCAAGGGAAAGAGTTCAATGTCCGCATCAATATCGGTGTGCCCGGCAACGATATTGTGGTTAACCGCGATCATCACGAAGATCCCTATGTCGCCTTGCGCGAGGCTTTCGACGCTGCCAAGCGTCAGCTTGAGGATCATGCACGTCGAATGCAGCTTAAAACCAAAGCACACGCTGCTGATCAGATTGGACACGTTGCGCGTATCTTTTATGAAGAAGGTTATGGTTTTATTAGAGGACAGGATAGCGTGGAACGTTATTTTCATCGCGATAATGTCATTGATCCAAGCTTTGAGCTCTTGCAGGAAGGGGATGAAGTCAAGTTCATCGAGGAGCTAGGAGCCGAAACTCCACAAGCCAAGCGGGTGAGTGCTGGTAAGCATCACTTGCCGGAGTGA
- a CDS encoding Hsp20/alpha crystallin family protein yields the protein MEASHSPKLDVIDRDNEILVRAEIPGIEKEDLNISLTGNLLTIKGQCASDVKEEKGDYHRREISNFSFSRSVALPGEVDTAKTTASLKSGILEITLPKAESSKRRSITVQ from the coding sequence TTGGAAGCTTCACATTCACCGAAGCTGGATGTGATCGATCGAGATAATGAAATTCTGGTTCGTGCTGAAATCCCTGGTATAGAGAAGGAAGACCTGAATATTTCTCTTACCGGCAATTTGCTCACGATCAAAGGTCAATGTGCTAGCGATGTAAAAGAAGAGAAAGGTGATTATCATAGACGCGAAATTTCCAATTTTTCATTCTCTCGTTCAGTTGCATTGCCAGGAGAAGTGGATACTGCCAAAACGACTGCATCTTTGAAAAGTGGGATTCTAGAAATTACTTTGCCAAAAGCTGAATCTTCAAAGCGACGTAGTATTACTGTGCAGTAA
- a CDS encoding CBS domain-containing protein, which translates to MPIGEICKREVVVAQRDDTVLQAAKLMRQHHVGDVLVVDDEGEGKRVPVGIVTDRDLVMEVIAPELDTNVITVGDIMVSDFASVKENTGVFESIQYMRVKGVRRLPVVDDNNMLIGIVTLDDLLGLLSEELDALVKLMAHEQQKEAGIRR; encoded by the coding sequence ATGCCTATAGGTGAAATTTGTAAACGTGAAGTCGTCGTTGCTCAACGTGATGATACTGTATTACAGGCAGCTAAGCTGATGCGCCAGCACCATGTTGGAGATGTGCTGGTGGTCGATGACGAGGGAGAAGGAAAGCGCGTGCCGGTCGGTATAGTGACTGACCGCGATTTGGTCATGGAAGTTATTGCACCAGAACTCGATACAAATGTTATCACTGTTGGTGATATTATGGTCTCTGATTTTGCTAGCGTAAAGGAAAATACGGGTGTATTTGAATCAATTCAATATATGCGTGTCAAGGGGGTACGTCGTTTGCCAGTAGTAGATGATAATAATATGCTGATCGGTATTGTTACGCTCGATGACTTATTAGGGTTACTGTCTGAGGAACTCGATGCACTCGTAAAGCTCATGGCACACGAGCAGCAAAAGGAAGCGGGTATTCGCCGCTAG
- a CDS encoding response regulator transcription factor, with translation MISQHFIVFIVDDEPAVRDSLALLLKQEGIFVQTFENAETFLNAYQPGHKGCIILDVRMPGIGGLQLQEKLLNYKNIMPIIFLTGHGDIPMSVRAIKAGAIDFLTKPITRVKLLASVQSAFLESEKLIEANKHNQDALSRLASLTKREHEVMMIAIQGYHNKEIASRLGISFRTVEIHRSNIMHKTGAINLLDLARIAYESGLNTST, from the coding sequence ATGATCTCTCAACACTTCATTGTTTTTATCGTGGATGATGAGCCAGCAGTAAGAGATTCTTTGGCTCTTCTACTCAAGCAGGAAGGAATCTTTGTGCAAACTTTTGAAAATGCTGAAACCTTTCTTAATGCTTATCAACCTGGTCACAAAGGTTGTATTATTCTTGATGTACGCATGCCCGGAATAGGTGGCTTGCAGCTTCAGGAAAAACTCTTAAATTATAAAAACATAATGCCCATTATATTTCTTACTGGGCATGGTGATATTCCTATGAGTGTCAGAGCAATCAAAGCGGGTGCAATCGATTTTCTCACCAAACCCATTACCCGCGTAAAACTTCTTGCCTCCGTTCAATCAGCTTTTCTGGAAAGTGAAAAGCTAATAGAAGCGAATAAACATAACCAGGATGCGCTATCACGCTTGGCAAGTCTCACGAAACGTGAGCATGAAGTTATGATGATTGCTATTCAGGGATACCACAACAAGGAGATTGCATCTCGTCTCGGTATCAGCTTTCGCACGGTAGAAATTCACCGATCCAATATCATGCACAAGACAGGCGCAATCAATTTGCTTGATCTTGCACGTATTGCCTATGAAAGTGGATTAAACACCTCAACATAA
- a CDS encoding IS982 family transposase gives MDTTTIFCESDEFCKEFEPQWEQHLLESSLKQRRRQGALCLSEIMTIMVGFHLSGYRTFKHYYLNYVLRYQRDYFPGLVSYHRFVELLQGSLVPLCCFLTSRFGQCSGISFIDSTKISVCHNRRIGSHQVMAGFAARGKASMGWFYGFKLHLVINDQGELPGVKITAGNVDDRDPVPEVTRSLFGKLFGDRGYISQSLFEQLREQGVQLITKVRKNMKNKLLPLFDKLLLRKRSIIESVNDPLKNISQIEHSRHRSPVNFFVNLIAGLVAYTFREKKPSLNIRLPQALPVVI, from the coding sequence ATGGATACTACAACGATTTTTTGTGAGAGTGACGAATTTTGTAAAGAGTTTGAGCCGCAATGGGAGCAGCACTTATTAGAGTCATCGCTGAAACAGCGTCGGCGGCAAGGAGCGCTGTGTCTAAGCGAAATCATGACCATCATGGTCGGGTTTCATCTATCCGGGTACCGGACGTTTAAACACTATTACCTGAATTACGTGTTGAGGTATCAGCGCGATTATTTTCCAGGGTTGGTGAGTTACCACCGCTTTGTGGAGCTGTTGCAAGGTAGCCTGGTGCCTTTGTGCTGTTTTCTGACCAGTCGCTTTGGGCAATGTAGTGGGATCAGTTTCATTGATTCGACTAAGATTAGTGTGTGCCATAATCGCCGTATTGGGTCTCATCAAGTAATGGCAGGGTTTGCTGCCCGGGGAAAGGCCAGCATGGGTTGGTTTTATGGATTCAAGCTGCACCTGGTCATTAATGACCAGGGAGAATTGCCAGGGGTAAAAATAACGGCGGGCAATGTGGATGACCGTGACCCGGTACCAGAGGTGACGCGCTCCTTGTTTGGCAAACTCTTCGGTGACCGGGGCTACATTTCGCAATCACTCTTTGAGCAACTCCGCGAGCAAGGCGTGCAGCTCATCACCAAAGTACGCAAGAACATGAAAAACAAGCTGTTGCCGTTGTTTGACAAGCTGCTGCTACGTAAACGTTCGATCATTGAGAGCGTCAATGACCCATTGAAGAATATCTCGCAAATCGAGCACTCCCGCCATCGCAGCCCAGTTAACTTTTTTGTTAATCTGATAGCCGGATTGGTGGCTTACACCTTTCGCGAGAAGAAACCCTCACTTAATATCAGGCTCCCTCAAGCTCTTCCAGTCGTGATTTGA
- a CDS encoding DUF2934 domain-containing protein, producing the protein MEPTKPLTKNTRKKVTVTGNESNGEHMQENRNSRIAIAAYYKAQERGFQPGHELDDWLTAEVEVNNEYYQ; encoded by the coding sequence ATGGAACCTACTAAACCACTTACCAAGAATACCAGGAAAAAAGTAACGGTTACAGGTAACGAATCTAATGGCGAGCATATGCAGGAAAACCGCAATTCTCGTATCGCTATTGCAGCTTATTACAAAGCACAGGAAAGAGGATTCCAACCCGGACATGAACTGGATGATTGGCTGACTGCTGAAGTGGAGGTGAATAATGAGTATTACCAGTAA